One Halomonas sp. THAF5a genomic region harbors:
- the metF gene encoding methylenetetrahydrofolate reductase [NAD(P)H]: MSTQQHPLGISFEFFPPNTDAGRDKLLGVRDALAERKPRFFSVTYGAGGSTQARTLDTVSRVRASGITTAPHLSCIGSDKGALRELLAQYREDGIDSLVALRGDLPSGMGGIGELRYANELVEFIREETGDHFEIAVAAYPESHPQAPSFERDLENFARKMKAGANLAITQYFFTADAYFHFVERARALGVEAPIVPGIMPITNYAKLARFSDACGAEIPRWIRKQLEAYGDDSEAIAAFGEEVVSRLCQRLLDGGAPGLHFYTLNQAAPCLRILDNITG, translated from the coding sequence ATGAGCACGCAGCAACACCCGCTGGGGATCAGCTTCGAGTTCTTCCCGCCCAACACCGACGCCGGGCGCGACAAGCTCCTCGGCGTCCGCGATGCCCTGGCCGAGCGCAAGCCGCGCTTCTTCTCGGTGACCTACGGCGCCGGGGGCTCCACCCAGGCGCGCACCCTGGACACCGTCAGCCGGGTGCGTGCGTCGGGCATCACTACCGCGCCGCACCTCTCCTGCATCGGCAGCGACAAGGGCGCGCTGCGCGAGCTGCTGGCCCAGTACCGGGAGGATGGCATCGACAGCCTGGTGGCCCTGCGCGGCGACCTGCCCTCGGGCATGGGCGGCATCGGCGAGCTGCGCTACGCCAACGAGCTGGTCGAGTTCATCCGCGAGGAGACCGGCGACCACTTCGAGATCGCCGTGGCCGCCTACCCCGAGTCCCACCCCCAGGCGCCCAGCTTCGAGCGCGACCTTGAGAACTTCGCGCGCAAGATGAAGGCCGGCGCCAACCTCGCCATCACCCAGTACTTCTTCACCGCCGACGCCTACTTCCACTTCGTCGAGCGGGCCCGCGCCCTGGGCGTCGAGGCACCCATCGTGCCGGGCATCATGCCGATCACCAACTACGCCAAGCTGGCGCGTTTCTCCGACGCCTGCGGCGCCGAGATCCCGCGCTGGATCCGCAAGCAGCTCGAGGCGTATGGCGACGACAGCGAGGCGATCGCCGCCTTCGGCGAGGAGGTGGTCTCGCGGCTCTGCCAGCGCCTGCTGGACGGCGGTGCGCCCGGGCTGCACTTCTATACCCTGAACCAGGCGGCGCCCTGCCTGCGCATCCTCGACAATATCACCGGCTGA
- the ahcY gene encoding adenosylhomocysteinase: MNHPAVSAPVATDCKVADLSLADWGRREIRIAETEMPALMTLRAQYRDRQPLAGARIAGCIHMTIQTAVLIETLVDLGATVRWSSCNIFSTQDHAAAAIAAAGIPVFAWKGETEEAFWWCIEQTVEGPDGWTPNLVLDDGGDLTALLHEKRPELLDAIHGISEETTTGVHRLLEMLRDGQLRVPAINVNDAVTKSKNDNKYGCRHSLNDAIKRATDHLLAGKQALVVGYGDVGKGSAASLRQEGMIVRIVEIDPICAMQACMDGFEVVSPYREGINRGEASVDAELLGRIDLVVTATGNLHACDAAMLRALKRGAVVCNIGHFDSEIDTAYMRRHWHWEEVKPQVHQIYRDSTPGQFDPDSRDYLILLAEGRLVNLGNATGHPSRVMDGSFANQVLAQIHLYEGRFAELPAGDRHDALGVSVLPRHLDEEVARYMVEGFGGVVTRLTEEQADYTGVPVDGPYKPDAYRY; the protein is encoded by the coding sequence TATCCGCCCCCGTGGCCACCGACTGCAAGGTCGCCGACCTCTCGCTCGCCGACTGGGGCCGCCGCGAGATCCGCATCGCCGAGACCGAGATGCCGGCGCTGATGACCCTGCGCGCGCAGTATCGCGACCGCCAGCCCCTGGCCGGCGCGCGCATCGCCGGCTGCATTCACATGACCATCCAGACCGCGGTGCTGATCGAGACCCTGGTGGACCTGGGCGCCACGGTGCGCTGGTCGTCGTGCAACATCTTCTCCACCCAGGATCACGCCGCCGCCGCCATCGCCGCCGCGGGCATCCCGGTGTTCGCCTGGAAGGGCGAGACCGAGGAGGCGTTCTGGTGGTGCATCGAGCAGACCGTGGAGGGGCCCGACGGCTGGACCCCCAACCTGGTGCTCGACGACGGCGGCGACCTGACGGCGCTGCTCCACGAGAAGCGCCCGGAGCTCCTGGACGCCATCCACGGTATCTCCGAGGAGACCACCACTGGCGTGCATCGCCTGCTGGAGATGCTGCGCGACGGCCAGCTCCGGGTGCCGGCGATCAACGTCAACGACGCCGTCACCAAGTCCAAGAACGACAACAAGTACGGCTGCCGCCACTCGCTCAACGACGCCATCAAGCGCGCCACCGACCACCTGCTGGCCGGCAAGCAGGCGCTGGTGGTGGGCTACGGCGACGTCGGCAAGGGCTCCGCCGCCTCGCTGCGCCAGGAGGGCATGATCGTGCGCATCGTCGAGATCGATCCGATCTGCGCCATGCAGGCCTGCATGGACGGCTTCGAGGTGGTCTCGCCCTACCGCGAGGGCATCAATCGGGGCGAGGCGAGCGTCGATGCCGAGCTGCTCGGCCGCATCGACCTGGTGGTGACCGCCACCGGCAATCTCCACGCCTGCGACGCCGCCATGCTCCGGGCCCTCAAGCGGGGCGCGGTGGTCTGCAACATCGGCCACTTCGACAGCGAGATCGACACCGCCTACATGCGCCGCCACTGGCACTGGGAGGAGGTGAAGCCCCAGGTGCACCAGATCTATCGCGACAGCACGCCGGGCCAGTTCGATCCCGACAGCCGCGACTACCTGATCCTGCTCGCCGAGGGGCGCCTGGTGAACCTCGGCAACGCCACCGGCCACCCCTCGCGGGTGATGGACGGCTCCTTCGCCAACCAGGTGCTGGCGCAGATCCACCTCTACGAGGGCCGCTTCGCCGAGCTGCCCGCGGGGGATCGCCACGACGCCCTCGGCGTCTCGGTGCTGCCCCGCCATCTCGACGAGGAGGTGGCGCGCTACATGGTCGAGGGCTTCGGCGGCGTGGTCACCCGCCTCACCGAGGAGCAGGCCGACTATACCGGCGTTCCCGTCGACGGCCCCTACAAGCCCGACGCCTACCGCTACTGA
- a CDS encoding AEC family transporter, whose amino-acid sequence MTSIDPGTLMGPLWTLLAYIALGWLAARRLAVDPRPVATLLIYLIAPLTFFRGLVQGGPTPDYLLLTAALFTVASLIAVLVHRLARHGFAPQESALLAFSSGTGNTGYFGLPVALVLLPPQGVTLYLFGVLGVTLYEFTVGFYLSARGQFSVRQSLAKIVRLPLIYAFLAALLVSGADITLPEAMMEGLAAFPAAYTLLGMMIIGMTLGRVNIRQLDWRFIGVCLAIRYAFWPLLALAGVMGLQALVPLPGELALALLLVGVVPMAANVVVVAMELGIAPEKGALAVLITTLAAPLLIPFYLTLMMRVAGLS is encoded by the coding sequence ATGACCTCGATCGATCCCGGCACCCTGATGGGTCCGCTCTGGACCCTGCTCGCCTACATCGCCCTGGGCTGGCTGGCCGCGCGCCGCCTGGCGGTGGACCCGCGCCCCGTGGCCACCCTGCTGATCTACCTGATCGCCCCGCTGACCTTCTTCCGCGGCCTGGTCCAGGGCGGCCCCACGCCCGACTACCTGCTGCTGACCGCGGCGCTGTTCACGGTGGCGAGCCTGATCGCCGTGCTCGTCCACCGGCTAGCGCGGCACGGCTTCGCGCCCCAGGAGAGCGCCCTTCTGGCCTTCTCCTCCGGCACCGGCAACACCGGCTACTTCGGCCTACCGGTGGCGCTGGTGCTGCTGCCGCCCCAGGGGGTGACGCTCTACCTCTTCGGCGTGCTGGGGGTGACCCTCTACGAGTTCACGGTGGGCTTCTACCTCAGCGCCCGGGGGCAGTTCTCGGTGCGGCAGAGCCTGGCCAAGATCGTGCGGCTGCCGCTGATCTACGCCTTCCTCGCCGCGCTGCTGGTCAGCGGGGCCGACATCACCCTGCCCGAGGCGATGATGGAGGGCCTGGCGGCCTTCCCCGCCGCCTATACCCTGCTCGGCATGATGATCATCGGCATGACGCTGGGGCGGGTGAACATCCGCCAGCTCGACTGGCGCTTCATCGGCGTCTGCCTGGCGATCCGCTACGCCTTCTGGCCGCTGCTGGCGCTCGCCGGGGTGATGGGGCTCCAGGCGCTCGTCCCGCTGCCGGGAGAGCTGGCCCTGGCGCTGCTGCTGGTCGGCGTGGTGCCCATGGCCGCCAACGTGGTAGTGGTGGCCATGGAGCTCGGCATCGCCCCGGAGAAGGGCGCCTTGGCGGTGCTGATCACCACCCTGGCCGCGCCGCTGCTGATCCCCTTCTACCTGACGCTGATGATGCGTGTCGCCGGACTCTCGTGA
- a CDS encoding TAXI family TRAP transporter solute-binding subunit, protein MRNATSRTLVGTLAGTLAGTLLVAASAAAQDRSDWPESFTVGTASQGGTYFVYGSGWANLIADELGISGGGEVTGGPTQNMALVHSGDIALGLTTMGPAAEALAGESPLAPGMAMDNVCALFPMYETPFSITALADSGITSIEEIPDGARIGFGPAASTSDTYFPAILEDLGVEFDRRNGGWSDLGGQLQDGLIDVIAFAAGIPIPAVSQLEVQTDVNIIEFTEEEQQKVLEDFPVSAFQIPASTYQTLEEDARAVSMWNFTIANCDLPEDFVYEVTKLSLENNDRMRDVHRSAATSVPENLQYNTVLPFHPGAVRWYEENGYEIPAELKR, encoded by the coding sequence ATGCGCAACGCCACCTCACGGACCCTCGTCGGCACTCTGGCCGGTACGCTGGCCGGCACCCTGCTGGTCGCCGCCTCGGCTGCGGCCCAGGATCGCAGCGACTGGCCCGAGAGCTTCACCGTCGGCACCGCCAGCCAGGGCGGCACCTACTTCGTCTACGGCTCAGGCTGGGCCAACCTGATCGCCGACGAGCTCGGCATCTCCGGCGGCGGCGAGGTCACCGGCGGCCCGACCCAGAACATGGCGCTGGTGCACAGCGGCGACATCGCCCTGGGCCTGACCACCATGGGCCCGGCCGCCGAGGCGCTGGCCGGCGAGAGCCCGCTCGCCCCGGGCATGGCCATGGACAACGTCTGTGCGCTCTTCCCGATGTACGAGACGCCCTTCTCGATCACTGCGCTGGCCGACAGCGGCATCACCTCGATCGAGGAGATCCCGGACGGCGCGCGCATCGGCTTCGGCCCGGCCGCCTCGACGTCCGACACCTACTTCCCCGCCATCCTGGAGGACCTGGGGGTGGAGTTCGATCGCCGCAACGGCGGCTGGTCCGACCTCGGCGGCCAGCTGCAGGACGGCCTGATCGACGTCATCGCCTTCGCCGCCGGCATCCCGATCCCGGCCGTCAGCCAGCTCGAGGTGCAGACCGACGTCAACATCATCGAGTTCACCGAGGAGGAGCAGCAGAAGGTGCTCGAGGACTTCCCGGTCTCTGCGTTCCAGATCCCGGCCAGCACCTACCAGACACTCGAGGAGGATGCCCGCGCCGTCTCCATGTGGAACTTCACCATCGCCAACTGCGACCTGCCGGAGGACTTCGTCTACGAGGTCACCAAGCTGAGCCTGGAGAACAACGACCGCATGCGCGACGTGCACCGCAGCGCCGCGACCAGCGTGCCGGAGAACCTCCAGTACAACACCGTGCTGCCCTTCCACCCGGGCGCCGTGCGCTGGTACGAGGAGAACGGTTACGAGATCCCGGCCGAGCTGAAGCGCTGA
- a CDS encoding TRAP transporter permease, with amino-acid sequence MSHTPESRDDAPQDDVVETVNAEGVDDVAVESNRRLYTGWQWLLFGALAIAYSGFHLISLNVYPLETWSFRIVHIAGALVLGYGLYAGTRFADETHRPSPAWLAWVSWALLAPAVYALVRVVMMYQAMSGGAMRIDPAIETWHFGYPLILATVAGILLSWSYRQFRDRLSPADLVLMVCALAVAGYLLVMFNSPLRAATGTSFAPMGISYAAIAGSLLILELTRRVAGLALVVISAIFLVYVFAGPWLPGFLGYPGLSVGRFFSQVYTDAGILGPTTAVSSTYIILFIIFAAFLQASKVGDYFVNFAFAAAGRARGGPAKVSIFASGLMGMINGTSAGNVVSTGSLTIPLMKKVGYPARSAGAIEAAASTGGQIMPPIMGAGAFIMAEITGIPYTEIAVAALIPAILYFLSIYCMVDFEATRKGMRGMRKEEIPLFSKLIKQVYLFAPIIILIAALFMGYSVIRAGTLATASAAIVSWLSPHKMGVAAILRALQLAGTMAIQIIAVCACAGLIVGVISLTGVGARFSSLLLGLAGVSQLLALVFAMLISILLGMGMPTTAAYAVAASVVAPGLINIGIEPLVAHFFVFYFAVVSAITPPVALASYAAAGISGDNAMGTSVASFKIGLAAFIVPFMFFYSPAMLMEGSWLQILRVGVTATLGIVLLAATVQAWFFGPVKAWQRLVMLVGAVCMIYGGLYSDVAGLAIGALMFFLQRGRHGGDKAVATG; translated from the coding sequence ATGTCCCATACCCCCGAATCCCGTGACGACGCGCCCCAGGACGACGTCGTCGAGACGGTCAACGCCGAGGGCGTCGACGACGTCGCCGTGGAGTCCAACCGGCGCCTCTATACCGGCTGGCAGTGGCTGCTCTTCGGTGCCCTGGCCATCGCCTACTCCGGCTTTCATCTGATCTCGCTCAACGTCTATCCGCTGGAGACCTGGTCGTTTCGCATCGTGCACATCGCCGGCGCGCTGGTGCTCGGCTACGGCCTCTATGCCGGCACGCGCTTCGCCGACGAGACCCATCGCCCCTCTCCCGCCTGGCTCGCCTGGGTGAGCTGGGCGCTGCTGGCCCCGGCGGTCTACGCCCTGGTGCGCGTGGTGATGATGTACCAGGCGATGAGCGGCGGCGCCATGCGCATCGACCCGGCGATCGAGACCTGGCACTTCGGCTATCCGCTGATACTGGCCACCGTGGCCGGCATCCTGCTCTCCTGGAGCTATCGCCAGTTCCGCGATCGCCTGTCGCCGGCCGACCTGGTGCTGATGGTCTGCGCCCTGGCCGTGGCCGGCTACCTGCTGGTGATGTTCAACAGCCCCCTGCGCGCCGCCACCGGCACCTCCTTCGCGCCCATGGGCATCTCCTACGCCGCCATCGCCGGCTCGCTGCTGATCCTCGAGCTGACGCGCCGCGTCGCCGGCCTGGCGCTGGTGGTGATCTCCGCGATCTTCCTGGTCTACGTCTTCGCCGGCCCCTGGCTGCCGGGCTTCCTCGGCTACCCCGGGCTCTCGGTGGGCCGCTTCTTCAGCCAGGTCTACACCGACGCCGGCATCCTCGGGCCGACCACCGCCGTCTCCTCGACCTACATCATCCTGTTCATCATCTTCGCCGCCTTCCTGCAGGCCTCGAAGGTGGGCGACTACTTCGTCAACTTCGCCTTCGCCGCCGCCGGTCGGGCCCGTGGCGGTCCCGCCAAGGTGTCGATCTTCGCCTCGGGCCTGATGGGCATGATCAACGGCACCAGCGCCGGCAACGTGGTCTCCACCGGCTCGCTGACCATCCCGCTGATGAAGAAGGTGGGCTACCCGGCGAGGAGCGCCGGCGCCATCGAGGCCGCCGCCTCCACCGGGGGGCAGATCATGCCGCCGATCATGGGCGCCGGCGCCTTCATCATGGCCGAGATCACCGGCATCCCCTATACCGAGATCGCCGTGGCGGCGCTGATCCCCGCCATCCTCTACTTCCTGTCGATCTACTGCATGGTCGACTTCGAGGCGACCCGCAAGGGCATGCGCGGGATGCGCAAGGAGGAGATCCCGCTCTTCTCGAAGCTGATCAAGCAGGTCTACCTGTTCGCGCCGATCATCATCCTGATCGCCGCGCTCTTCATGGGCTACTCGGTGATCCGCGCCGGCACCCTGGCCACCGCCTCGGCGGCCATCGTCAGCTGGCTCTCGCCCCACAAGATGGGCGTCGCGGCGATCCTGCGGGCGCTGCAGCTGGCCGGCACCATGGCCATCCAGATCATCGCCGTGTGTGCCTGCGCCGGCCTGATCGTCGGGGTGATCTCGCTGACCGGGGTCGGCGCGCGCTTCTCGTCGCTGCTGCTCGGCCTCGCCGGCGTCAGCCAGCTGCTGGCGCTGGTCTTCGCCATGCTGATCTCGATCCTGCTGGGCATGGGCATGCCGACCACCGCCGCCTACGCGGTGGCCGCCTCGGTGGTCGCCCCGGGCCTGATCAACATCGGCATCGAGCCGCTGGTGGCGCACTTCTTCGTGTTCTACTTCGCGGTGGTCTCGGCGATCACCCCGCCGGTGGCGCTGGCCTCCTACGCGGCGGCGGGTATCTCCGGGGACAACGCCATGGGCACCTCGGTGGCCTCGTTCAAGATCGGCCTGGCGGCCTTCATCGTGCCCTTCATGTTCTTCTACAGCCCGGCGATGCTGATGGAGGGCTCCTGGCTGCAGATCCTGCGCGTGGGCGTGACCGCGACGCTGGGCATCGTGCTGCTGGCCGCCACCGTGCAGGCCTGGTTCTTCGGGCCGGTCAAGGCCTGGCAGCGACTGGTGATGCTGGTCGGCGCCGTCTGCATGATCTACGGCGGCCTCTACTCCGACGTCGCCGGCCTCGCCATCGGCGCGCTGATGTTCTTCCTGCAGCGCGGCCGCCACGGCGGCGACAAGGCCGTCGCCACCGGCTGA